A window of the Zerene cesonia ecotype Mississippi chromosome 24, Zerene_cesonia_1.1, whole genome shotgun sequence genome harbors these coding sequences:
- the LOC119836385 gene encoding protein prune homolog 2 translates to MNNFKSPQYSRDELLSSQSSDEKMDTGSESIQGTPNSNSSDFEDRDAEVLRLQNPYVQRSDSLDNRVQSELSDSLLNRMSELNINEPDSRPKNLRISPPKLSSTLTLTTNHPLMGLGSPDDNYPDLIPKNSHKREEKDLSLSSIEGDRTDINGYEFYSPQRNTSKSNLYVSDNYVTADSQILTDSLNCSNGPRRKIIPRLSETPGKEGELDNRGISGDRGTTQSTPKYKIDLPESGRFHSGATEWCDSPTNHRSMPNFDLPIEMSTTIGVQNNLESPDLISSTQDDKSAYQALLDPYTGSVALRPTVPRNPGSPRRKIQVPPDEDSCSLDSVSGCSLESEEEPPMPEPVDFPSEQEESKRSKSTATASECSDPIPEYSAAEEFRDERSWLHVQHSGGQATCDMKVIEPFKRVISHGGYCGDGAAIIVFSACHLPDNGRPDYRYVMDNLFLYVIWSLERLLNSFSRLRKSLKELYLVHPTFWLKSFVVITKPFVSSKFFRKLNYVKSLKELLEKVPVEPNAIPDIVKHFDAHRR, encoded by the exons taattttaaatcgCCCCAGTACAGCCGCGACGAACTGCTAAGCTCACAATCGTCAGATGAGAAAATGGACACGGGCTCGGAATCCATACAGGGCACGCCCAATTCAAACTCGTCAGACTTCGAAGATCGTGACGCGGAAGTCCTAAGACTTCAGAACCCATACGTCCAGCGATCAGACTCTCTAGACAACAGAGTACAATCAGAACTGTCCGACAGCCTTCTGAATAGAATGTCCGAATTAAACATAAACGAGCCAGACAGTAGACCCAAAAACCTTAGAATAAGCCCGCCAAAACTCAGTTCGACGTTAACGTTAACCACAAACCACCCCCTGATGGGCTTAGGCAGTCCAGATGACAACTACCCAGATCTCATACCGAAAAACAGTCACAAAAGGGAAGAAAAGGACCTGAGCCTGTCCAGCATAGAAGGTGATAGAACCGATATCAATGGGTACGAATTCTACAGCCCTCAAAGGAATACGTctaaaagcaatttatatgtatCGGACAATTATGTGACAGCTGATAGCCAAATATTAACAGATTCCTTGAACTGTTCCAATGGGCCGAGGAGGAAAATTATACCGCGGCTATCGGAGACGCCTGGTAAAGAGGGTGAGCTGGACAATCGTGGCATATCCGGTGATAGAGGGACAACACAGAGCACGCCGAAGTACAAAATAGATTTACCGGAGAGCGGGCGTTTTCATTCTGGG gcGACCGAGTGGTGCGATTCGCCAACCAATCACCGTTCGATGCCAAATTTTGACTTACCCATTGAAATGTCCACTACCATCGGAGTACAAAAT AATCTCGAGTCACCAGATCTCATATCATCAACTCAAGATGACAAGTCCGCGTATCAAGCACTACTGGATCCCTACACGGGGTCCGTGGCCCTTCGCCCCACGGTGCCCAGGAATCCTGGATCGCCCAGACGGAAGATACAAGTG CCGCCAGACGAAGACAGTTGCAGTCTAGATAGCGTGTCAGGTTGCTCCCTGGAGTCTGAAGAGGAACCACCTATGCCTGAGCCGGTGGACTTCCCCAGCGAACAGGAGGAATCGAAGAG aTCGAAATCCACAGCCACGGCGAGCGAGTGCAGTGATCCGATACCGGAGTACTCAGCGGCGGAGGAGTTCCGCGATGAGCGGTCGTGGCTTCACGTCCAGCACAGCGGGGGGCAGGCCACGTGCGACATGAAG GTGATAGAGCCGTTCAAGCGCGTGATATCGCACGGCGGCTACTGCGGCGACGGCGCCGCCATCATCGTGTTCAGCGCGTGCCACTTGCCGGACAACGGCCGCCCGGACTACCGCTACGTGATGGACAATCTGTTTTT ATACGTGATCTGGAGCCTCGAGCGGCTG CTCAATTCGTTTTCTAGGCTTCGCAAGAGTCTGAAGGAGCTGTATCTGGTGCATCCGACGTTCTGGTTGAAGTCTTTTGTCGTGATCACCAAACCGTTTGTTAG TTCAAAATTCTTCCGCAAATTGAACTACGTGAAGAGCCTGAAGGAGCTATTAGAGAAAGTGCCCGTGGAGCCGAACGCCATACCGGATATAGTGAAGCACTTCGACGCGCACAggcgatag